A genomic segment from Methanolobus zinderi encodes:
- a CDS encoding hydantoinase/oxoprolinase family protein, with protein sequence MQYSLGIDAGGTFTDAVIVRDSDGAIVDSTKVLTTYPDPIGGIKKAIDELEPECVKDVKLVSVSTTLSTNTILEDTGFPVGVILVGDYVIPEEGFPAKYYVQLSGGHTSNGEESAPLDEEGVKRFAMEIKDQVSAFAVSSFFSNRNSEHELRVKQIIRDLTGLPVVCGHELSQEVGAYDRSITAYLNAQLLPITHRFIKSIMQDIKSRGIDANLLMLKCDGSVVGMEEALERPIESIFSGPAASLVGAAYLTKYDTCAMIDVGGTSTDVALIKNGIPELSSQGAVVGGWKTMVKAIRMETSATGGDSHIWTKDQKFHVGPRRVIPLCRAAVEYTGFLEKLKECKNPSRKLFCENIQPTKFYVRTGFLPIDLSRTEEEIYDAIQGVPISYTELFLRLKRQPSVKALDSLIQKRLIQAIGFTPTDALHVLGDFQRWETEASVLGAERLAKFMNTKKEILCKDIKRKVAWNMASDLISYLVKDIPEHVIENMLSGDNFARFKVETPVVLLGGPVVAFKEEMERLIDANIVLPEHSSVGNAVGALVGKGIKRMEILIKRDFAPITGENVTKEELKNAKEVIRYFVFSPDGRQMFSEYLEAVDFATNTAKRYVMDYMKSAGYSEKEVDLEVTKKELSIRDNEEPVETKVIVVGVGTSRVVVEKDVIPDYMRKKAISSRRAAEHSYSGK encoded by the coding sequence ATGCAATACAGTCTGGGAATCGATGCTGGTGGAACGTTTACCGATGCGGTCATAGTCCGTGATTCGGATGGAGCGATCGTTGATAGCACGAAGGTGCTGACCACCTATCCCGACCCGATCGGTGGTATAAAGAAAGCCATCGACGAACTTGAGCCCGAATGTGTGAAAGATGTAAAACTGGTTTCCGTCTCAACAACGCTTTCCACAAATACCATACTTGAAGACACAGGTTTTCCTGTTGGTGTGATACTTGTTGGAGACTATGTTATCCCTGAGGAAGGATTTCCCGCAAAATATTATGTGCAGCTGAGCGGTGGTCACACAAGTAACGGGGAAGAGTCTGCTCCCCTTGATGAAGAAGGTGTGAAAAGATTTGCCATGGAGATCAAGGACCAGGTTTCCGCATTTGCTGTCTCATCCTTTTTCAGTAACAGGAATTCAGAGCATGAATTGCGGGTAAAACAAATCATACGTGATCTCACTGGACTGCCGGTGGTCTGCGGACATGAGTTATCTCAGGAAGTGGGTGCTTATGACCGGTCCATCACCGCTTATTTGAATGCCCAGCTTTTGCCGATAACACATCGCTTCATCAAGTCAATTATGCAGGATATCAAATCCAGGGGTATTGATGCCAATCTGCTTATGCTCAAATGTGACGGCTCGGTGGTGGGCATGGAAGAGGCCCTTGAGAGACCTATCGAATCTATATTCTCAGGCCCGGCTGCCAGTCTGGTCGGAGCCGCATATCTCACAAAGTATGACACCTGTGCGATGATAGATGTCGGTGGTACCAGTACGGATGTGGCTCTTATCAAAAACGGTATACCTGAATTGAGCAGTCAGGGTGCTGTCGTAGGTGGCTGGAAGACCATGGTCAAAGCCATCAGGATGGAAACATCCGCAACAGGTGGTGACAGTCATATATGGACAAAGGACCAGAAATTCCATGTAGGTCCGAGGAGGGTAATCCCTCTATGTCGTGCTGCGGTGGAGTATACGGGATTCTTGGAAAAACTGAAGGAGTGTAAGAACCCTTCCAGGAAACTGTTTTGTGAGAACATACAGCCCACCAAGTTCTATGTAAGGACCGGCTTTTTGCCTATTGATCTCAGCAGGACCGAGGAAGAGATCTATGATGCCATTCAGGGAGTGCCGATATCATACACCGAACTGTTTCTCAGGCTCAAGAGGCAGCCAAGTGTAAAGGCACTTGACAGTCTTATCCAGAAGAGGCTTATCCAGGCAATAGGTTTCACACCCACTGACGCGCTTCATGTGCTTGGTGATTTCCAGAGATGGGAAACGGAAGCATCGGTGCTTGGTGCTGAGAGACTTGCCAAGTTCATGAATACCAAAAAAGAAATTCTCTGTAAGGATATCAAACGAAAGGTCGCATGGAACATGGCATCAGACCTGATATCCTATCTGGTTAAGGATATCCCTGAACATGTTATCGAAAATATGCTTTCTGGTGATAACTTCGCCCGCTTTAAGGTCGAGACTCCGGTGGTGCTTCTGGGTGGTCCTGTTGTCGCATTCAAGGAAGAGATGGAAAGGCTCATTGATGCCAACATCGTCCTGCCCGAGCATTCCAGTGTCGGAAATGCAGTGGGTGCACTGGTGGGTAAGGGCATCAAGCGTATGGAGATTCTGATAAAAAGGGACTTTGCTCCTATCACCGGTGAAAATGTAACAAAGGAAGAACTGAAGAACGCAAAGGAGGTCATCAGGTACTTCGTGTTCTCGCCGGACGGAAGACAGATGTTCTCTGAATATCTTGAAGCCGTTGATTTTGCTACGAATACTGCAAAGCGGTATGTAATGGATTACATGAAATCAGCAGGCTATTCCGAGAAGGAAGTGGACCTTGAGGTTACCAAAAAAGAACTGTCCATCAGGGATAACGAAGAACCTGTGGAAACAAAGGTGATAGTTGTGGGAGTTGGCACTTCCAGAGTTGTCGTTGAAAAAGACGTGATCCCTGATTACATGAGAAAGAAGGCGATCAGCTCCCGCAGGGCCGCTGAACATTCGTATTCCGGAAAATGA